From Sphingopyxis sp. MWB1, a single genomic window includes:
- a CDS encoding DsbA family protein, translated as MTDQKDDYYQPWLRDPVPPREEPPAAPAARPDEGLAKPQDVPPVGLDLSGYSRPDQPQRPPIIERERVKAGAIGAARAIRRGAEAFAAWTIDVGERADIPARIEALEIPRRSRVAAARSAALTKAAAAATARGTAKAARASGAASRSLWTRMALPEHVARLSEKAGVKIGSAAEKTRSGLGQVARDAREGLGEAATKLRPAAPEEPVPPPSGLEQLLAREAAEAREAELARAPDLPLFASDLPPAAPATPATPAGGAENGAGGAESFAHNAGSESAAASSAASHPSPAKPAPMVPPYRRTTNEGISMPAFSTRTWALGGGALLLLLIFAFWMGGRFGGGMSRGEVETIVSEYITANPEIIPAALEAQRDKEMARAIDAIRPALEKPYAGAWAGNADGDVTLVVFTDYACGFCRASVPDVDRLVREDKRLKVVFRELPIISPQSRDAALMALAAARQGKYDAFHHAMFAAGSLDKSAIAAAAKRAGVVTDGSGDATANEALFQRELDSNLAIATQLQLNATPTWVVGGQILQGQVGYDALRRAVAEARADG; from the coding sequence GTGACAGACCAAAAAGACGATTATTACCAGCCCTGGCTCCGCGACCCTGTGCCGCCGCGCGAGGAGCCGCCTGCCGCGCCCGCAGCGCGCCCCGACGAAGGACTTGCAAAGCCGCAAGATGTGCCGCCGGTCGGGCTCGACCTGTCCGGCTATTCGCGGCCTGATCAGCCGCAACGCCCCCCGATAATCGAGCGCGAGCGGGTGAAAGCGGGTGCGATCGGCGCAGCGCGTGCGATCCGCCGCGGCGCCGAAGCCTTTGCCGCCTGGACGATCGACGTGGGCGAACGCGCCGATATTCCGGCCCGGATCGAAGCCCTGGAAATTCCGCGCCGTTCGCGCGTCGCCGCAGCCCGCAGCGCAGCGCTCACCAAGGCCGCGGCCGCAGCCACCGCCCGCGGAACGGCGAAGGCGGCGCGCGCCAGCGGGGCCGCCAGCCGGAGCCTTTGGACGCGGATGGCGCTGCCCGAACACGTCGCCCGACTGTCCGAAAAGGCCGGCGTCAAAATCGGCAGTGCGGCCGAGAAAACACGCAGCGGATTGGGACAGGTCGCGCGCGATGCCCGTGAGGGATTGGGCGAAGCCGCCACCAAGCTGCGCCCCGCTGCGCCCGAAGAGCCCGTGCCACCGCCGTCGGGGCTGGAACAATTGCTCGCGCGCGAGGCCGCCGAGGCGCGTGAGGCCGAATTGGCGCGGGCGCCCGACCTGCCGCTTTTCGCGAGCGACCTTCCCCCCGCTGCCCCTGCCACGCCTGCCACCCCGGCGGGCGGCGCGGAAAATGGGGCAGGCGGAGCCGAAAGCTTCGCGCACAACGCAGGCAGCGAAAGCGCCGCGGCCTCTTCCGCCGCCTCCCACCCCTCACCGGCCAAGCCCGCCCCCATGGTGCCGCCCTATCGCCGCACAACCAATGAAGGAATTTCCATGCCCGCATTTTCGACGCGCACATGGGCGCTGGGTGGTGGGGCGCTGTTATTACTGCTCATCTTCGCTTTCTGGATGGGCGGGCGTTTTGGCGGGGGCATGAGCCGCGGCGAGGTGGAGACCATCGTCAGCGAATATATCACCGCCAATCCCGAGATTATCCCGGCAGCGCTCGAAGCCCAGCGCGACAAGGAGATGGCGCGCGCCATCGACGCGATTCGCCCGGCGCTGGAGAAACCCTATGCCGGGGCCTGGGCAGGCAATGCCGATGGCGATGTCACGCTGGTCGTCTTTACCGATTATGCCTGCGGTTTTTGCCGTGCGAGCGTTCCCGACGTCGACCGGCTGGTGCGCGAGGACAAAAGGCTGAAAGTCGTCTTCCGCGAACTGCCGATCATTTCGCCGCAAAGCCGCGATGCTGCGCTGATGGCGCTCGCCGCCGCGCGGCAGGGCAAATATGATGCCTTCCACCATGCGATGTTCGCAGCGGGGTCGCTCGACAAAAGCGCCATCGCCGCCGCCGCCAAGCGCGCCGGGGTGGTCACCGACGGCAGCGGCGATGCCACAGCCAATGAAGCGCTGTTCCAGCGCGAACTCGACAGCAATCTGGCGATTGCCACCCAGTTGCAATTGAATGCCACCCCCACCTGGGTCGTCGGCGGCCAGATATTGCAGGGACAGGTTGGCTATGACGCGCTGCGCCGCGCGGTGGCGGAGGCGCGCGCCGACGGCTGA
- a CDS encoding FAD-dependent oxidoreductase: protein MTDRRPVIIVGGGPAGMVCGFLLARAGLRVTVLEKHRDFLRDFRGDTIHPATMELFHELGLLDEFLTRPHARIDMASVDVMGRSYRVASLRHLPVAAPFIAMMPQWDFLDFVAQQARAFPGFDLRMETEASAPLFDEQGRVSGVRLASGEALEARLVIAADGRRSVIREAAALPLEDLGAPMDVLWFRIPRPAGKALQEVPLGSIGPDGMVIAIPRGDYWQCAKLIEKGTIEAVRARGIDLFRREVAAITPALADSIGAIQSFDEVKLLSVALDRLTKWHRPGLLAIGDAAHAMSPVAGVGVNLAVQDAVAAANILAAPLAEGHNPDPLLADVQARRWTPTVRIQALQRAAHRRVIEPMLRGEVTRAPFALRLLDRLPLLRRVPGRIIGLGFGRQHVESPRAGPPA, encoded by the coding sequence ATGACCGATCGCCGCCCTGTTATCATTGTGGGCGGCGGGCCCGCCGGGATGGTTTGCGGCTTTCTTCTCGCGCGCGCCGGGCTGCGCGTGACTGTGCTTGAAAAGCATCGCGACTTTCTGCGCGACTTTCGCGGCGACACCATTCATCCCGCAACCATGGAGCTGTTCCACGAACTGGGGCTGCTCGATGAATTTCTGACCCGGCCCCACGCCCGGATCGACATGGCGTCGGTCGATGTCATGGGGCGATCCTATCGCGTCGCGAGCCTGCGCCACCTGCCCGTTGCCGCCCCCTTTATCGCGATGATGCCGCAATGGGATTTTCTCGATTTCGTCGCGCAGCAGGCGCGCGCCTTTCCCGGTTTCGACCTGCGGATGGAGACGGAGGCAAGTGCGCCGCTTTTCGATGAACAAGGCCGCGTCAGCGGCGTCCGGCTGGCGAGCGGAGAGGCGCTGGAGGCGCGGCTGGTGATTGCGGCTGATGGGCGGCGATCGGTGATTCGTGAAGCGGCGGCGTTGCCGCTTGAAGATCTGGGCGCGCCAATGGACGTGCTGTGGTTCCGTATTCCCCGCCCCGCGGGCAAGGCGCTTCAGGAAGTTCCGCTGGGTTCCATCGGGCCCGACGGCATGGTCATCGCCATTCCGCGCGGCGATTATTGGCAATGTGCCAAGCTCATTGAAAAAGGGACGATCGAAGCCGTGCGCGCACGCGGCATCGACCTGTTCCGCCGCGAGGTGGCAGCGATCACGCCCGCGCTGGCAGACAGTATCGGTGCGATCCAGAGCTTTGATGAAGTCAAACTCCTGTCGGTCGCGCTCGACCGGTTGACCAAGTGGCACCGGCCCGGCCTGCTGGCGATTGGCGATGCCGCCCATGCCATGTCGCCCGTGGCCGGGGTCGGCGTCAATCTGGCGGTGCAGGATGCGGTGGCCGCCGCCAATATCCTCGCTGCGCCGCTGGCCGAGGGGCACAATCCCGATCCGCTGCTCGCCGATGTTCAGGCGCGCCGCTGGACGCCGACGGTGCGGATTCAGGCGCTGCAACGCGCCGCGCACCGCCGCGTGATCGAGCCGATGCTGCGCGGCGAGGTGACGCGCGCGCCGTTCGCGCTGCGGCTGCTCGACCGGCTGCCGCTGCTGCGCCGCGTGCCCGGCCGGATCATCGGGCTAGGCTTCGGGCGCCAGCATGTCGAATCGCCGCGCGCCGGGCCGCCGGCGTGA
- the nth gene encoding endonuclease III, which translates to MKKADIFEFYRRLAELNPAPETELAFGNHYQLLVAVVLSAQATDVGVNKATRRLFESVKTPQQMLDLGEAGLKEHIKTIGLFNAKAKNVIALSQILVCDHGGEVPADRDALVELPGVGRKTANVVMNCAFGAETFAVDTHIFRVGNRTGLAPGKTVLAVEKRLEKDTPAPFRVGAHHWLILHGRYICKARTPECWRCPVADLCRFKPKTEAPKPRASKNKRSIAA; encoded by the coding sequence GTGAAAAAAGCCGATATTTTCGAATTTTACCGGCGCCTTGCCGAATTGAACCCGGCGCCGGAGACCGAACTGGCCTTTGGCAATCATTATCAGCTTCTCGTCGCCGTCGTGCTGTCGGCGCAGGCGACCGATGTCGGGGTGAACAAGGCGACGCGCCGCCTGTTCGAAAGCGTCAAGACGCCGCAGCAGATGCTCGACCTCGGCGAGGCGGGGCTCAAGGAGCATATCAAGACCATCGGCCTCTTCAATGCCAAGGCAAAGAATGTGATCGCCTTGTCCCAAATATTGGTGTGCGACCATGGCGGCGAAGTGCCCGCCGACCGCGACGCACTGGTCGAACTGCCGGGGGTCGGGCGCAAGACCGCCAATGTCGTGATGAACTGCGCCTTTGGCGCCGAGACCTTCGCGGTCGACACCCATATTTTCCGCGTCGGAAACCGCACGGGTCTCGCGCCCGGCAAGACGGTGCTCGCGGTCGAGAAACGCCTCGAAAAGGACACGCCCGCGCCTTTTCGCGTCGGCGCGCATCATTGGCTGATCCTCCACGGCCGCTATATCTGCAAGGCGCGCACGCCTGAATGCTGGCGCTGTCCCGTGGCGGACCTCTGCCGCTTCAAGCCCAAGACCGAGGCCCCGAAACCGCGGGCGTCCAAAAACAAAAGGAGCATCGCTGCATGA
- a CDS encoding Rne/Rng family ribonuclease — protein sequence MTTRMLIDARHREETRVAVTKGNRIEEFDFESAEHKQLKGNIYLAKVTRVEPSLQAAFVEYGGNRHGFLAFSEIHPDYYQIPKEDREALLREEAEHAAEAAMRAEEDLDELEGDVAEVEGHDEDDNGDAPPPPETVGEENDGDSDGETDQAETGDGEDASEEGRDERGGRRRRGRNGGRKGRGRSRRGDDDDGENRMSLRRRYKIQDVIRRRQVMLVQVVKEERGNKGAALTTYLSLAGRYCVLMPNTMHGGGISRKISNGADRRKLKAIIDEMNLPPSMGCIVRTAGMSRTKTEIKRDFDYLARLWDEIREKTLQSSAPALVHSDSDLIKRAIRDIYHRDIEEVLVEGEEGYKAAKQFMKLLMPSHARRVKQYADPVSLYQRYGVEDQLAGMLNPVVQLKSGGYLVINPTEALVSIDINSGRSTREHNIEQTALSTNLEAAAEIARQLRLRDMAGLVVIDFIDMDHGSNVRKVERAMKEALKNDRARIQIGRISGFGLMEMSRQRLRTGVLEASTRPCPHCEGTGLVRTASSAGLSALRLIEEEAARGKGSKITLRASQEATFYLLNEKRRELREIEELYGVEVEILPDGETEGARMAIEVGGPPPTQRRNFAPIAPIEEEEEDENLVESDEEDTDTQESERRERDDGENRKRRRRRRRGRRGRRDEEGAESFDGDGRERTPDDGDADDSRDTQEEGGADADETAVAETTAGGSPESETNEEANAKPKRRRGGRGRKPKASETEAEAASEAGSPETEQASTEQTSEAPVDVADEPTAEAAATDENVVDEAPVKPKRKRAPRKTKAVLAAEAEAETADASPDKDGSPTESDATTAAPQEQEEAPKPTPRKRASRARKKVAEEAAPAPEAAPAEAAAPTPLAEPAPAPSEPQTVAANGDNEGADESATPRRGWWQRTFGN from the coding sequence CAATATCTATCTGGCCAAGGTAACCCGCGTCGAACCGTCGCTGCAGGCGGCGTTCGTCGAATATGGCGGCAACCGCCACGGCTTTCTGGCCTTTAGTGAAATCCACCCCGACTATTATCAGATCCCCAAGGAAGATCGCGAGGCGCTGCTGCGCGAAGAGGCGGAACATGCCGCCGAAGCAGCAATGCGCGCCGAAGAGGATCTTGACGAGCTGGAAGGCGATGTCGCCGAAGTCGAAGGCCATGACGAGGACGATAATGGGGACGCGCCCCCTCCTCCCGAAACAGTAGGGGAGGAAAATGACGGCGATTCGGACGGTGAAACCGACCAAGCTGAAACCGGCGATGGCGAGGACGCATCGGAAGAAGGCCGGGATGAGCGCGGCGGACGCCGACGGCGCGGGCGCAATGGCGGCCGCAAGGGCCGTGGACGGAGCCGTCGGGGCGATGATGACGATGGCGAAAATCGCATGTCGCTGCGCCGCCGTTACAAAATTCAGGACGTTATTCGCCGCCGCCAGGTGATGCTGGTTCAGGTGGTCAAGGAAGAGCGTGGCAACAAGGGCGCCGCGCTGACCACCTATCTCAGCCTGGCGGGTCGCTATTGCGTATTGATGCCAAACACGATGCACGGCGGCGGGATCAGCCGCAAGATTTCGAACGGGGCCGATCGCCGCAAGCTCAAGGCGATTATCGACGAAATGAATTTGCCCCCGTCGATGGGGTGCATCGTCCGCACGGCTGGCATGAGCCGCACCAAGACCGAGATCAAACGCGATTTCGACTATCTGGCCCGCCTGTGGGACGAGATTCGTGAAAAGACGCTGCAATCCAGCGCTCCGGCGCTTGTCCATTCGGACAGCGACCTGATCAAGCGCGCGATACGCGACATATATCATCGCGACATCGAGGAAGTGCTGGTTGAAGGCGAAGAGGGTTACAAGGCCGCCAAACAGTTTATGAAGCTGTTGATGCCCAGCCATGCGCGGCGGGTGAAACAATATGCCGACCCCGTCTCGCTCTATCAGCGTTATGGCGTCGAAGACCAGCTTGCGGGGATGCTCAACCCCGTCGTCCAGCTGAAATCGGGCGGCTATCTGGTGATCAACCCGACCGAGGCGCTGGTGTCGATTGACATCAACTCCGGCCGCTCGACACGCGAACATAATATTGAGCAGACCGCGCTCAGCACCAATTTGGAAGCCGCGGCAGAAATTGCCCGCCAACTGCGCCTGCGCGACATGGCGGGGCTGGTCGTCATCGACTTCATCGACATGGATCACGGCTCGAACGTCCGCAAGGTCGAGCGCGCGATGAAGGAAGCGCTGAAGAACGATCGGGCACGCATCCAGATCGGGCGGATCTCGGGCTTTGGCCTGATGGAAATGAGCCGGCAGCGCCTGCGCACCGGTGTGCTGGAAGCATCGACACGTCCCTGTCCCCATTGCGAAGGCACCGGACTGGTCCGCACCGCTTCGTCGGCAGGTCTCAGTGCGCTGCGTCTGATCGAGGAAGAGGCGGCACGCGGCAAGGGCAGCAAAATCACCCTGCGCGCCAGCCAGGAAGCGACCTTCTACCTCCTCAACGAAAAGCGCCGCGAACTGCGGGAGATCGAGGAGCTTTACGGAGTCGAGGTCGAAATCCTGCCCGACGGCGAAACCGAAGGCGCGCGTATGGCAATTGAAGTCGGTGGCCCGCCGCCGACCCAACGCCGTAATTTCGCACCCATCGCGCCGATCGAAGAGGAAGAGGAAGACGAAAATCTCGTCGAAAGCGACGAGGAAGATACCGACACTCAGGAAAGCGAACGCCGCGAGCGTGACGATGGCGAAAACCGCAAGCGTCGCCGCCGTCGCCGCCGGGGACGGCGTGGCCGCCGCGACGAGGAAGGCGCTGAATCCTTTGACGGCGATGGCCGCGAAAGGACGCCGGACGATGGCGATGCTGACGATAGCCGCGACACGCAGGAAGAAGGTGGCGCCGACGCGGACGAAACGGCCGTGGCCGAGACGACAGCGGGCGGCAGCCCTGAAAGCGAGACAAACGAGGAAGCGAACGCAAAGCCGAAGCGCCGCCGTGGCGGACGCGGACGCAAACCCAAGGCAAGCGAAACCGAAGCCGAGGCAGCGAGCGAAGCCGGATCGCCGGAAACCGAGCAGGCCAGCACCGAGCAGACAAGCGAAGCCCCAGTCGATGTGGCGGACGAGCCGACAGCAGAAGCCGCAGCGACCGACGAGAATGTCGTCGACGAAGCGCCGGTGAAGCCCAAGCGCAAGCGCGCGCCCCGCAAGACCAAGGCGGTCCTTGCCGCTGAGGCAGAGGCCGAAACGGCAGACGCATCGCCCGACAAGGATGGCTCGCCAACCGAAAGCGATGCGACGACTGCGGCGCCGCAAGAGCAAGAGGAAGCCCCCAAGCCCACCCCGCGCAAGCGGGCGAGCCGGGCCCGGAAAAAGGTAGCGGAAGAGGCGGCTCCTGCCCCAGAAGCGGCGCCAGCCGAAGCGGCCGCGCCCACTCCCCTCGCCGAACCGGCACCCGCGCCGTCTGAACCGCAAACCGTCGCCGCCAATGGCGACAATGAAGGGGCCGACGAATCGGCTACGCCGCGACGGGGATGGTGGCAGCGCACCTTCGGCAACTGA
- a CDS encoding NAD-dependent deacylase translates to MSVFQNIVVLTGAGISAESGIDTFRGGGGLWEQHRVEDVATPEAFARDPDLVLRFYDERRAAIQTKAPNAAHEALARLDARWAGELLIVTQNVDDLHERAGTKRLVHMHGEQLSAWCTACDQRSRWTGSLIDRPACPACGMVGYLRPDIVWFGEMPYHMDDIYRALNRADLFVSIGTSGAVYPAAGFVREARQAGARTLELNLEPSEGSYWFAESRHGRATTLVPQWVDQMLGD, encoded by the coding sequence ATGAGCGTCTTTCAGAATATTGTTGTCCTGACCGGTGCGGGCATATCGGCGGAAAGCGGAATCGATACGTTTCGCGGCGGCGGCGGTTTATGGGAACAGCACCGCGTCGAGGATGTCGCGACCCCCGAGGCCTTTGCCCGCGACCCCGATCTGGTGCTGCGCTTTTACGACGAACGACGCGCCGCCATTCAGACCAAGGCGCCCAATGCCGCGCATGAAGCGCTCGCCCGGCTCGATGCCCGATGGGCGGGCGAATTGCTGATCGTTACCCAAAATGTCGATGATCTGCACGAACGCGCGGGGACCAAGCGGCTTGTCCATATGCATGGCGAGCAATTAAGCGCCTGGTGCACCGCCTGCGACCAGCGCAGCCGCTGGACAGGATCGCTCATCGACCGGCCCGCCTGCCCGGCGTGCGGCATGGTCGGATATTTGCGCCCCGACATCGTCTGGTTCGGTGAGATGCCCTATCATATGGATGATATTTACCGGGCGCTGAACCGCGCCGACCTGTTCGTGTCGATCGGAACCTCCGGCGCCGTATACCCCGCCGCAGGCTTTGTTCGCGAAGCGCGGCAGGCGGGCGCGCGCACGCTGGAACTGAATCTGGAGCCCAGCGAAGGCAGCTATTGGTTTGCCGAAAGCCGGCACGGGCGCGCGACCACCCTGGTTCCGCAATGGGTTGACCAGATGCTGGGCGACTGA
- a CDS encoding phytoene desaturase family protein, which produces MTRRYDALIIGAGHNGLVCAFYLARAGLKVRIVEARDVVGGAAVTEEFAPGFRNSTASYTVSLLQPKVIADMRLADHGYRVIERPISNFLPQPDGRYLKLGGGVERTQAEFRKFSARDADALPAYYDALENVADLLRDLALRAPPNVGEGLHTLFDGTRQGRRFARLSVEGQRDVLDLFTKSASAMLDGWFESEAVKAAFGFDAVVGNYASPDTPGSAYVLLHHVFGEVNGKKGAWGHSVGGMGRITEIMARVCYDHGVEISLESPVSSVLVDDGKAVGVKLVGGEEIAAKHIVANVGPRLLYDRLMDPADLPDDFVRRMKGYRAGSGTFRMNVALSDLPRFTCLPEPGEHHQSGIIIAPTLAYMDRAFLDAKRHGWSRAPIVEMLIPSTVDDSLAPPGAHVASLFCQQFAPELPDGRDWDKEEEAAADTIIDTVEHYAPGFRASIIGRSCLSPKGLERKFGLIGGDIMHGHMTLDQLWSARPILGHGSYRGPVKGLYMCGAGTHPGGGVTGAPGHNAAAVILRDRGLFAPRWR; this is translated from the coding sequence GTGACGCGCCGCTATGATGCACTGATCATCGGGGCGGGGCATAATGGCCTCGTCTGCGCCTTTTATCTCGCGCGCGCCGGGTTGAAGGTCCGCATTGTCGAGGCGCGCGACGTCGTCGGCGGGGCCGCGGTGACCGAGGAATTTGCGCCCGGCTTCCGCAATTCGACCGCCAGCTATACCGTCAGCCTGCTGCAGCCAAAGGTCATCGCCGACATGCGGCTTGCCGATCATGGCTATCGCGTGATCGAACGGCCGATCAGCAATTTCCTGCCCCAGCCGGATGGCCGCTATCTGAAACTCGGCGGCGGGGTCGAGCGCACGCAGGCGGAATTTCGCAAATTCAGCGCGCGGGATGCCGATGCGCTGCCTGCCTATTATGATGCGCTCGAAAATGTCGCCGACCTGCTGCGCGATCTGGCCCTTCGCGCGCCCCCCAATGTCGGCGAGGGGCTGCACACCCTGTTCGACGGGACGCGGCAGGGGCGGCGCTTTGCGCGGCTAAGCGTCGAGGGGCAGCGCGATGTGCTCGATCTCTTCACCAAATCGGCGAGCGCGATGCTGGACGGCTGGTTCGAAAGCGAGGCGGTCAAGGCCGCTTTCGGTTTTGACGCGGTGGTCGGCAATTATGCGAGTCCCGACACGCCCGGCAGCGCCTATGTCCTCCTCCACCATGTCTTTGGCGAAGTGAATGGCAAGAAGGGCGCCTGGGGCCACAGTGTCGGCGGCATGGGACGCATCACCGAAATCATGGCGCGGGTCTGCTACGACCATGGCGTCGAGATCAGCCTTGAAAGCCCGGTTTCCAGCGTGCTCGTCGATGATGGGAAGGCGGTCGGAGTAAAGCTTGTCGGTGGTGAGGAAATTGCAGCAAAGCACATCGTCGCCAATGTCGGTCCCCGGCTGCTCTACGACCGGTTGATGGACCCCGCCGACTTGCCCGACGATTTTGTGCGGCGGATGAAGGGATACAGGGCCGGTAGCGGCACCTTCCGCATGAATGTCGCGCTCAGCGACCTGCCGCGCTTCACGTGCCTGCCCGAGCCGGGCGAACATCATCAGTCGGGGATCATCATCGCGCCAACGCTCGCCTATATGGACCGCGCCTTTCTCGATGCAAAGCGCCATGGCTGGTCGCGGGCGCCAATCGTCGAAATGCTCATCCCCTCGACCGTCGACGACAGCCTTGCTCCGCCGGGCGCTCATGTCGCGAGCCTTTTCTGCCAGCAATTCGCCCCCGAACTGCCCGATGGCCGGGACTGGGACAAGGAAGAGGAGGCCGCCGCCGATACCATCATTGACACGGTCGAACATTATGCCCCCGGCTTTCGCGCGAGCATCATCGGCCGGTCATGCCTCAGCCCCAAGGGGCTGGAACGCAAATTCGGCCTGATCGGGGGCGACATCATGCATGGGCATATGACGCTCGATCAGCTCTGGTCGGCGCGGCCGATCCTTGGACATGGCAGCTATCGCGGGCCGGTGAAGGGGCTTTACATGTGCGGCGCGGGCACCCACCCCGGCGGCGGCGTCACCGGCGCGCCGGGGCATAATGCCGCCGCGGTGATCCTGCGCGACCGCGGCCTGTTCGCGCCGCGCTGGCGCTGA
- a CDS encoding M48 family metalloprotease — protein MARAGLRFFLLLLAVLMLSARPVLAQSILRDAETEALLQDMMDPLSVAAGLQPGQVRVHLLGDPSINAFVAGSQDVYVFSGLIETADSAEEVQGVLAHELGHIMGGHAIRVNDGAKTASNISLLSLLLGAAAIAAGGGEAGMGIMMAGQQAALGKFLAFTRVQESTADAAGVQYLSTAGISGRGSLAFFKKLQNLEFRYGIKQDDDQAYGRTHPMSGDRIQALRDDYMVDPAWDKPADPDIERRFQRVKAKLSGFVSEPERTLRKYPASDTSIPARYARAYAWHKSAYPAKALAEVEGLLAIDSQDPYFLELEGQILLESGRPAEAIPPLRKAVANSRSQPLISALLGHALIATEDPANFAEAEKVLKTAVALDNQNPFAWYQLGIVYANKGDQARAALASAERYQLQGGQAALALRNAEVAMQGLPEGSPDWIRAQDISLVARAEVERTRKRR, from the coding sequence ATGGCGCGAGCCGGATTGCGCTTTTTCTTGCTGTTATTGGCCGTGCTGATGCTCAGTGCGCGCCCCGTGCTCGCCCAATCCATATTGCGGGATGCCGAGACGGAGGCATTGCTGCAGGATATGATGGACCCGCTGAGCGTGGCGGCGGGGTTGCAGCCCGGGCAGGTGCGCGTGCACCTGTTGGGCGATCCCAGTATCAATGCCTTTGTCGCGGGTAGTCAGGATGTCTATGTTTTCAGCGGCCTGATCGAGACCGCCGATAGCGCCGAAGAGGTGCAGGGCGTGCTGGCGCACGAGCTGGGCCATATCATGGGCGGCCATGCGATTCGCGTGAATGACGGCGCCAAGACCGCGTCCAACATCTCGCTGCTCAGCCTGCTTCTGGGCGCCGCCGCCATTGCTGCAGGCGGGGGCGAAGCGGGCATGGGGATCATGATGGCGGGCCAGCAGGCGGCGCTGGGAAAATTCCTGGCCTTTACGCGCGTACAGGAATCGACCGCCGATGCCGCAGGCGTCCAATATCTGTCCACCGCCGGGATCAGCGGGCGCGGCAGCCTCGCCTTTTTCAAGAAGCTTCAGAATCTGGAGTTTCGCTATGGCATCAAGCAGGATGATGATCAGGCCTATGGCCGCACCCATCCCATGTCGGGCGACCGGATCCAGGCGCTGCGCGACGATTATATGGTTGATCCTGCGTGGGACAAACCCGCCGACCCTGATATCGAGCGCCGTTTCCAGCGGGTGAAAGCGAAATTGTCGGGTTTTGTATCCGAACCCGAACGCACGCTGCGCAAATATCCCGCCAGCGACACCAGCATTCCCGCCCGCTATGCCCGCGCTTATGCGTGGCACAAAAGCGCTTACCCCGCCAAGGCGCTGGCCGAGGTCGAAGGGCTGCTCGCCATCGATTCGCAGGACCCTTATTTTCTGGAACTGGAAGGGCAGATATTGCTCGAATCAGGGCGCCCCGCCGAGGCGATTCCGCCGCTGCGCAAGGCGGTCGCCAATTCGCGGTCGCAGCCGCTTATCAGCGCGCTGCTGGGCCATGCGCTGATCGCCACCGAAGATCCCGCCAATTTTGCCGAGGCCGAAAAGGTACTGAAAACGGCGGTGGCGCTCGATAATCAGAATCCCTTCGCCTGGTATCAGCTGGGCATTGTTTATGCGAACAAGGGCGATCAGGCCCGCGCCGCGCTGGCGTCGGCGGAACGCTATCAGTTGCAGGGCGGACAGGCGGCGCTGGCGCTGCGCAATGCCGAAGTGGCGATGCAGGGGCTGCCCGAAGGGTCGCCCGACTGGATCCGCGCGCAGGATATTTCGCTGGTTGCGCGCGCCGAGGTGGAACGGACGCGCAAACGGCGCTAG
- the dapB gene encoding 4-hydroxy-tetrahydrodipicolinate reductase: MTSIGIVGSQGRMGVALAAAAAEAGHGHCGVDKDGDVGALAKEANVLVDFSSPAALEQTLDACVAQGRPIVIGTTGLEERHHYLIDDAAADIAVLQTGNTSLGVTLLAHLVREAAARLDPAFDIEIVEMHHRMKVDAPSGTALLLGQAAAEGRGIDLGDCSERGRDGVTGARGHGKIGFASLRGGTVAGDHDVIFAGPEEILTLSHRAENRMIFARGAVRAALWLLHQKPGRYTMPQVLGLGEA; the protein is encoded by the coding sequence ATGACCAGCATCGGAATTGTCGGCAGCCAGGGGCGGATGGGCGTTGCGCTGGCCGCGGCAGCCGCAGAGGCGGGTCACGGCCATTGCGGCGTCGACAAGGACGGCGATGTCGGCGCACTGGCAAAAGAAGCCAATGTCCTCGTGGATTTCTCCTCACCAGCCGCGCTGGAGCAAACGCTCGACGCCTGCGTCGCGCAGGGGCGCCCCATTGTCATCGGCACCACCGGGCTGGAGGAGCGCCACCATTATCTGATCGACGATGCCGCCGCCGATATCGCCGTGCTGCAAACCGGCAATACCTCGCTGGGGGTGACCCTGCTCGCGCATCTGGTGCGCGAGGCGGCGGCGCGGCTCGACCCGGCTTTCGATATCGAAATTGTCGAAATGCACCACCGGATGAAAGTCGATGCGCCCAGCGGCACCGCCTTGCTCTTGGGACAGGCGGCGGCAGAGGGACGCGGTATCGACCTTGGCGATTGTTCGGAGCGGGGCCGCGACGGGGTGACCGGCGCGCGCGGTCATGGGAAAATCGGCTTTGCCAGCCTGCGCGGCGGCACGGTTGCGGGCGACCATGACGTGATTTTCGCCGGACCAGAGGAAATTCTCACCCTGTCGCACCGCGCCGAAAATCGCATGATTTTCGCGCGCGGCGCCGTCCGCGCGGCGCTGTGGTTGCTCCACCAGAAGCCGGGGCGCTACACCATGCCGCAGGTTCTCGGCCTGGGTGAAGCGTGA